One segment of Bacillus alkalisoli DNA contains the following:
- the gvpU gene encoding gas vesicle accessory protein GvpU produces the protein MSMNATKDSILEFFVRASNKHGFSLDITLNVKGALITGTLVSAKEYFDTLSETFEEGNEIAQKVSKLLDKTGKKVEKTDGSDAHFIHLKNTKVYCGDSKPTPSKGKVLWRGKLNEVDGFFLGRISEK, from the coding sequence ATGAGTATGAATGCAACGAAGGACAGTATTTTAGAGTTCTTTGTTCGAGCCTCAAATAAGCACGGGTTCTCACTAGATATTACCTTAAATGTCAAAGGGGCTCTTATTACGGGAACTTTAGTATCCGCCAAAGAATATTTTGATACCCTTAGTGAAACCTTTGAAGAAGGTAATGAGATTGCACAAAAGGTAAGTAAGTTACTTGATAAGACTGGAAAAAAAGTTGAAAAAACGGATGGATCAGATGCCCATTTTATCCATTTGAAAAATACGAAGGTTTATTGTGGTGATAGTAAACCAACCCCTTCAAAGGGGAAGGTACTATGGAGAGGAAAGTTAAATGAAGTAGATGGTTTCTTTCTTGGAAGAATTTCTGAAAAGTAA
- a CDS encoding N-acetylmuramoyl-L-alanine amidase → MYKRSVVFVCILLVLIGCSRVEEVFEDISSVEDAEEDNNREVSVLFTPSFEPSDLLQVQEMLLPKENSRMRTATISHVMLHFTSNVLNNHIEPYKIEDIYNIFEKYKVSAHYVIDREGAIFQFVGENRVAYHAGKGNNISEFLPVVSMNDKSIGIELLAIGTKEEMVPLITEETYNSLDPSLIGYTDEQYKSLNELLNDILTRHKTINRDREHIIGHDEYAPVRKPDPGKLFDWSKVRF, encoded by the coding sequence ATGTATAAAAGAAGTGTTGTTTTTGTTTGTATTCTATTAGTGCTAATTGGGTGTTCTAGAGTTGAAGAAGTATTTGAAGATATTAGTAGTGTAGAAGATGCTGAGGAAGATAATAATAGAGAGGTTTCAGTTTTATTTACTCCTTCGTTTGAACCTTCTGATTTGTTACAAGTACAAGAAATGTTACTTCCTAAAGAAAACTCAAGAATGCGAACCGCAACAATTAGTCATGTAATGTTACACTTTACAAGTAATGTGCTAAATAACCATATAGAACCATATAAAATCGAAGATATTTATAACATTTTTGAGAAGTATAAAGTATCTGCTCATTACGTCATTGATAGAGAAGGTGCAATTTTTCAGTTCGTTGGAGAAAATCGAGTAGCCTATCATGCTGGGAAAGGGAATAACATAAGCGAATTTTTGCCCGTAGTTAGTATGAATGATAAATCAATTGGGATAGAACTGTTAGCGATAGGAACAAAAGAAGAAATGGTGCCATTAATTACGGAAGAAACGTATAATAGTTTAGACCCTTCCCTAATCGGTTATACAGATGAGCAATATAAATCACTGAATGAGTTACTAAATGACATATTAACAAGGCATAAAACAATTAATAGAGATCGAGAGCATATTATTGGTCATGATGAGTATGCGCCAGTTAGAAAGCCGGACCCAGGCAAGCTGTTTGATTGGTCTAAGGTACGATTTTAA
- a CDS encoding gas vesicle protein — translation MSLRESIENKDIALIDILDVILDKGVAIKADLVISIAGVDLVYLDLRVLIASVESLVQAQQENSSILSSDNFNKQKEELVDATRQN, via the coding sequence ATGTCATTAAGAGAATCAATAGAAAATAAGGATATTGCTTTAATTGACATTTTAGATGTCATTCTAGATAAAGGTGTTGCAATAAAAGCGGACTTAGTTATTTCCATAGCTGGGGTAGATTTAGTGTATTTAGACTTACGTGTGTTAATAGCATCCGTTGAATCACTAGTTCAAGCTCAGCAAGAAAATAGTAGTATTCTATCTTCCGACAATTTTAATAAGCAAAAGGAGGAGTTAGTAGATGCAACCAGGCAGAATTAA
- a CDS encoding histidine phosphatase family protein, which yields MKKVIYVVRHCKAEGQPAESALTPEGHQQAIHLVELFKGLKIDRIISSPFKRAVQSIEPLSKQKQLEIELDTRLEERILCLYDMPDWLEALKATYNDMDLKFFGGESSREAMERVISVINAIKQGENVVIVSHGNLISLLLKSFDDNVGYNEWLQLSNPDVFQLKISNNYCKIQRLWSS from the coding sequence ATGAAAAAAGTAATCTATGTTGTTAGACATTGTAAAGCAGAAGGTCAGCCTGCTGAATCCGCACTAACTCCTGAAGGCCATCAACAAGCAATTCATTTAGTTGAACTTTTTAAAGGCTTAAAGATTGATAGAATTATTTCTAGTCCATTTAAAAGAGCGGTTCAATCCATTGAGCCTTTGAGTAAACAAAAACAGCTAGAGATAGAATTGGATACAAGGTTAGAAGAAAGGATTTTATGCTTATATGATATGCCAGATTGGTTAGAAGCATTAAAAGCTACATATAACGATATGGATTTAAAGTTTTTTGGTGGTGAATCTAGCAGAGAAGCTATGGAGAGAGTGATCAGTGTGATAAATGCTATTAAACAAGGTGAGAATGTTGTAATAGTTAGTCATGGGAATCTTATTTCATTGCTACTAAAAAGCTTCGATGATAACGTTGGCTATAATGAATGGTTACAATTGAGCAATCCAGATGTGTTTCAATTAAAGATAAGCAACAATTATTGTAAAATACAACGCTTATGGTCAAGTTAA
- the gvpJ gene encoding gas vesicle protein, with product MAVQHNMQSNTIVDVLEKVLDKGVVIAGDITVGIADVELLTIKIRLIVASVDKAKEIGMDWWEHDPYLSSKAANNHSKSLEEENKKLLERLESLEQKLEANR from the coding sequence ATGGCAGTTCAACACAATATGCAATCTAATACGATTGTTGATGTTCTCGAAAAAGTTCTAGATAAAGGTGTAGTTATTGCTGGTGACATCACAGTCGGCATTGCAGATGTAGAACTATTAACAATTAAAATTAGACTTATCGTAGCATCTGTGGACAAAGCAAAAGAGATTGGAATGGATTGGTGGGAACATGATCCATACTTATCTTCGAAAGCAGCAAACAATCATTCAAAATCGCTAGAAGAAGAGAATAAAAAATTACTAGAACGATTGGAATCCTTGGAACAGAAGCTGGAAGCCAATCGCTAA
- a CDS encoding DUF2935 domain-containing protein: MVYRKMTPHEEHCFWLSILEEHALFVRDYLSPTEREWQENAQKYMDSFAKLREKLQTVRKDSTVESSEMVHLSREVYPFAQGYYHFESQIQALRIQNSININIPPSYFNGTLDENGEYLRLLQHYVNGQDAPPLPLVDLLDLWLTDQVGHAALLVRSLDGVELLLLREADTIKQLFQAHLLKNEAIKGYLRSIPPNFPAQLAFAREVSASVLRFNEFVEHVVTLYKDNEVFNSTTLTFLEHHFPEACYFLHKLYFYAQDIAVDPRCNLDIPNDC, translated from the coding sequence TTGGTTTATCGAAAGATGACCCCGCATGAAGAACATTGTTTTTGGCTAAGTATTTTAGAAGAACATGCACTGTTTGTAAGAGACTATTTATCACCAACGGAAAGAGAGTGGCAAGAAAACGCTCAAAAATATATGGATAGCTTTGCAAAGTTAAGAGAAAAACTTCAAACGGTAAGGAAAGACTCAACTGTAGAATCTTCCGAAATGGTCCATCTTTCAAGAGAAGTGTATCCATTCGCCCAAGGATATTATCATTTTGAAAGTCAGATTCAAGCACTTAGAATACAAAATAGTATAAACATAAATATTCCTCCTTCTTATTTTAACGGTACGTTAGATGAAAATGGTGAATATTTACGGCTACTACAGCATTATGTGAATGGCCAGGATGCCCCTCCACTTCCATTAGTCGACTTACTGGATTTATGGTTAACAGATCAAGTTGGTCATGCTGCGCTATTAGTGAGGAGTTTGGATGGAGTAGAACTTCTTTTACTTAGAGAAGCAGATACAATTAAGCAATTGTTCCAAGCACACTTACTTAAGAATGAGGCAATTAAAGGGTACTTACGTAGCATACCTCCCAATTTTCCAGCTCAATTAGCTTTCGCTAGAGAAGTCTCCGCTTCTGTTCTAAGGTTTAACGAATTTGTCGAGCACGTTGTAACATTGTATAAGGACAATGAAGTATTTAACTCCACTACTTTAACTTTTCTAGAACATCATTTCCCAGAAGCGTGTTACTTTTTACACAAGTTATATTTCTATGCTCAAGATATAGCAGTAGACCCTCGTTGTAATCTTGATATACCGAACGATTGTTAA
- a CDS encoding 8-oxo-dGTP diphosphatase, translating to MCLVLDGDKVLLLNRPKSKGFPGYIGPGGKVDFPESLTEAAVREVYEETGLVANELIFKGIDEFVEPKENYRYMVFNYLATSFVGELHENPPEGELKWVSISEAMDLPMQPWFKRRLPMFFEEGTFEIHVVWDGENKEVLKETIKSL from the coding sequence ATGTGTCTTGTACTAGATGGGGACAAAGTGTTGTTATTAAATAGACCAAAAAGCAAAGGCTTTCCTGGTTACATTGGGCCAGGTGGTAAAGTGGATTTTCCTGAAAGCTTAACAGAAGCAGCGGTACGTGAAGTGTATGAAGAAACAGGACTGGTTGCTAATGAACTGATTTTTAAAGGAATCGATGAATTTGTAGAACCGAAAGAGAATTACCGATACATGGTCTTTAATTATTTAGCAACATCTTTTGTAGGAGAATTACATGAAAACCCACCTGAAGGAGAATTAAAGTGGGTTTCTATCTCTGAAGCTATGGATTTACCAATGCAACCCTGGTTTAAAAGAAGACTCCCAATGTTTTTTGAAGAAGGAACTTTTGAAATACATGTAGTATGGGATGGAGAAAACAAAGAGGTACTGAAAGAAACGATAAAAAGTCTTTAG
- a CDS encoding DUF3231 family protein, with the protein MKDKTNIQLTVAEMSSLWTQYINDTASICVLTYFLEKVEDEEIRPIIKEGVVRARKHIKLAKDIFTKMDFPIPIGFGNNDVNIGAPRLFSDSFMLMYIRHMSILGIGAGSVGLGLVTRPDIVVFQKQLIKDSIFLQDTTRELMLAQGTYVRPPFISTPDRVDFVEKQSFLTGFIGTQRPLTTIEITHLFMNIQTNSIGKALILGFAQCAKSEEITEYFLRGKKIAQKHMDLFSDILKKQDIPDPMSWDTSVTDSTTSPFSDKLMLFHIAAMIAAGIGNYGAAMAASPRKDIGLKYGSLIPEIALYAEDGANLMINRGWLEEPPQNDNREKLAKGT; encoded by the coding sequence TTGAAGGACAAAACGAATATTCAATTAACAGTGGCGGAGATGTCGAGTTTGTGGACTCAATATATTAACGATACTGCATCTATTTGTGTACTTACATATTTCTTAGAAAAGGTAGAAGACGAAGAAATACGCCCTATTATAAAGGAAGGAGTTGTTAGGGCAAGAAAACATATAAAGTTGGCAAAAGATATATTTACAAAGATGGACTTTCCTATTCCAATTGGTTTTGGAAATAACGACGTAAATATTGGTGCACCTAGATTATTTTCTGATAGTTTTATGTTGATGTATATCAGACATATGTCCATTTTAGGAATTGGTGCTGGTAGCGTTGGGTTAGGTTTAGTTACTAGGCCAGATATTGTTGTTTTTCAAAAGCAATTAATTAAAGATTCCATTTTTCTGCAAGATACAACTAGGGAATTAATGTTGGCTCAAGGTACCTATGTTCGCCCACCTTTTATATCTACTCCTGATAGAGTGGACTTTGTTGAAAAACAGTCATTCTTAACCGGTTTTATCGGAACCCAAAGACCACTTACAACTATTGAAATTACTCATTTATTTATGAACATCCAGACAAATTCTATTGGTAAGGCACTTATTTTGGGATTTGCGCAATGTGCGAAAAGTGAAGAAATTACGGAATATTTTTTAAGAGGAAAAAAGATAGCACAAAAGCACATGGATTTATTTAGTGATATATTGAAAAAACAAGATATACCTGACCCTATGAGTTGGGACACATCTGTAACGGACTCAACAACATCACCTTTTTCAGATAAGCTAATGTTATTCCATATAGCAGCGATGATTGCAGCAGGAATCGGAAACTACGGTGCGGCTATGGCAGCTAGTCCGAGAAAAGACATTGGATTAAAATATGGATCACTAATACCTGAAATTGCACTATATGCTGAAGATGGTGCAAATTTAATGATAAACAGAGGGTGGTTAGAAGAACCTCCGCAAAACGATAACAGAGAAAAATTAGCAAAAGGAACATAA
- a CDS encoding aminopeptidase: protein MTSFQEKLEKYAALAVEVGVNVQQGQTLVISAPISAAELVRLIAKKAYEVGARHVTVDWSDDELTRMRFEKAPEDSFGEFPYWMTKGKNELAEEGAAFLHIDSKNPDLLKGIKQERIQEATKAASQAFKPYRNRMMSDKNSWSIIAMPTHAWADKVFPELEESKRMDALWDAIFQATRINTENPVKEWKNHTNTLDTKASHLNERKYKALHYTAQGTDLTVELAKDHIWVSAGSENENGAIFIANMPTEEVFTANAKTGVNGVVTSTKPLSYSGNLIENFTLTFKDGKIVDLKAEKGEETLRKLIETDEGSAYLGEVALVPHESPISNTNLIFFNTLFDENASNHFAIGKAYPFCVEGGKNMNEEQVIAHGLNDSLTHVDFMVGSSDMNIDGITEDGKREPIFRNGNWAF, encoded by the coding sequence ATGACATCATTTCAAGAGAAATTAGAAAAATACGCTGCATTAGCAGTTGAAGTCGGAGTTAACGTACAACAAGGTCAAACACTAGTTATTTCTGCTCCTATCTCAGCTGCAGAGCTAGTACGTTTAATAGCAAAAAAAGCATACGAAGTTGGAGCGAGACATGTAACAGTAGATTGGTCGGATGATGAACTAACTCGCATGAGGTTTGAAAAAGCACCTGAAGATTCGTTCGGAGAATTTCCATATTGGATGACAAAAGGTAAAAATGAGCTAGCGGAAGAAGGAGCTGCTTTTTTACATATTGATTCTAAAAATCCTGACTTATTAAAAGGAATTAAGCAAGAGCGTATTCAAGAAGCTACTAAAGCTGCTTCTCAAGCGTTTAAGCCATACCGTAATCGCATGATGAGTGACAAAAATAGTTGGTCCATCATTGCGATGCCTACACACGCATGGGCAGATAAAGTGTTCCCTGAATTAGAAGAATCTAAGAGAATGGATGCACTATGGGATGCTATTTTCCAAGCGACTAGAATTAATACTGAAAACCCTGTAAAAGAGTGGAAAAACCATACAAATACGTTAGATACAAAGGCATCTCATTTAAATGAAAGAAAATATAAAGCCCTTCATTACACAGCCCAAGGTACTGACTTAACAGTTGAACTAGCGAAAGATCACATCTGGGTAAGTGCTGGTAGCGAAAATGAAAATGGTGCTATTTTTATTGCGAATATGCCGACAGAAGAAGTGTTCACAGCGAATGCGAAAACAGGAGTTAACGGGGTAGTAACAAGTACTAAGCCTCTTAGCTACTCTGGTAACCTTATTGAAAACTTTACGTTAACATTTAAAGACGGGAAAATTGTTGACTTAAAGGCAGAAAAAGGGGAAGAAACTCTTCGTAAGTTAATTGAAACAGACGAAGGTTCTGCGTACTTAGGTGAAGTAGCGTTAGTGCCACACGAATCACCAATTTCAAATACAAACTTAATCTTCTTCAACACGTTATTTGATGAAAATGCTTCCAACCACTTTGCAATTGGAAAGGCATATCCTTTCTGTGTAGAGGGCGGCAAAAATATGAACGAAGAACAAGTGATTGCTCATGGATTAAATGACAGTTTAACACATGTTGATTTCATGGTTGGTTCAAGCGACATGAACATTGACGGAATTACAGAAGACGGTAAAAGAGAACCAATTTTCCGCAATGGAAATTGGGCGTTTTAA
- a CDS encoding MGDG synthase family glycosyltransferase, whose amino-acid sequence MEKRVLILSEAYGAGHTTAAHSLKEGILNIDPTIDVRVVEVGKNYLPFTSIIVNKMYLTLINDYPNLWRFLYTSSQNKLCSRWYSFVLYLFFYKKMHSLLTEYQPDIIICTHPFSNTLASKFKNNSTFILCTLVTELHLHGCWVNPEIDFYFVSSDKMNEDLQKFGTENERIRVTGLPTRKGFWNRQDKGNARAKLKLKNIPTVLIMGGGLGLGGMEKVAIELFSLKEEIQIIICTGNNIELKKGLEMISSGHPHIKILGYESSIHDWMDASDLLITKPGGSTCFEALVKGLPMIITNPISGHEEQNCSFLTNNDLAIHIEELTDLVPVVKEMLFIKKSKKKALRSITKFNQSIDPLASAKHIVKLLKTN is encoded by the coding sequence GTGGAAAAACGCGTATTAATTCTTTCTGAAGCATATGGAGCTGGTCATACTACTGCAGCGCATTCCCTAAAAGAAGGAATTTTGAATATTGATCCTACCATTGATGTTCGAGTAGTAGAAGTAGGTAAGAACTATCTTCCCTTTACATCCATAATTGTTAACAAAATGTATCTAACTCTAATTAATGACTACCCAAACCTTTGGAGATTTTTATACACATCCAGCCAAAATAAACTTTGTTCTAGATGGTATAGTTTTGTATTGTACCTATTCTTTTATAAAAAAATGCATAGCTTATTAACAGAATATCAACCAGATATCATCATATGTACTCATCCTTTTTCCAATACGCTTGCCTCTAAATTCAAAAATAACAGCACTTTTATTTTATGTACTCTGGTGACTGAATTACATTTACACGGATGTTGGGTAAACCCTGAAATCGATTTTTATTTTGTCTCCTCTGACAAAATGAACGAAGACTTACAAAAGTTTGGTACAGAAAATGAAAGAATTCGAGTAACTGGGTTACCTACAAGGAAAGGTTTCTGGAACAGACAAGATAAAGGAAATGCAAGAGCTAAGTTAAAACTAAAAAACATTCCGACCGTGCTCATTATGGGCGGAGGTCTTGGACTAGGTGGAATGGAAAAGGTTGCAATAGAGTTGTTTTCTTTAAAGGAAGAGATACAAATAATTATATGTACAGGTAACAACATTGAATTAAAGAAAGGTCTAGAAATGATTTCATCAGGACATCCACATATAAAAATTTTAGGTTATGAATCTTCTATACATGATTGGATGGATGCGTCTGACTTGCTTATTACAAAACCAGGAGGGTCAACATGTTTTGAAGCATTAGTAAAAGGCTTACCGATGATCATTACGAATCCAATCTCAGGTCACGAAGAACAAAATTGCTCTTTTTTAACAAACAATGATTTAGCTATACACATTGAAGAGCTAACAGACTTAGTACCAGTTGTAAAAGAAATGTTATTCATTAAAAAATCGAAGAAAAAAGCTTTAAGAAGCATTACTAAATTTAATCAAAGTATTGACCCTTTAGCGAGTGCTAAACATATTGTTAAGTTACTAAAAACGAATTAG
- a CDS encoding alkaline phosphatase family protein has protein sequence MMRKVLIICILILLFNTSCQSDQFTSPTNSSSKKIIMIMVDSMTDELLQISLQEGVFPALRFLMENGQVYDNLVAPFPSMSVTIEATLITGQMPNEHKVPGLTWYDAKEDRIIDYGTSIETLRKLGVKESLEDAFYHLNNSHLNKDSKTIFEELHDNNQSSGSINLLVHRGRTKHELEAPFILEKTIGLDDKIETYGPDIFSYGSFHRPSILQNELLSDALILRAGFTDNYAAEVITELMQHSKQPDFLLAFFPEMDKKTHRNGPPYVNGFKEVEQHIKRILDVYEDWNDALEDNIFILFGDHGQDALAEDETLAKIDLHSLYGDYKIAKFTEKPSSGDIVISNNHRMAYIEPLKNGITKVDIARTGIEDERIALTAYLEDDWVKVWSPDHNENLLFRQGNDWTDSYGQQWDVKGSFDLLKVKENAKEKTVQFTDYPDAFNQLMSALKSQPNSVVVTGKPGYVVFSETAPVHNGGGEHGGLHKNDTHASLIIAGTEKMPDSIRIVDLKSYILDLLNEN, from the coding sequence ATGATGCGTAAAGTCTTAATCATTTGTATACTGATTTTACTTTTCAATACAAGTTGTCAATCCGATCAATTTACAAGTCCAACTAATTCTTCTTCCAAAAAGATAATCATGATAATGGTTGATTCGATGACGGATGAATTGCTACAAATTAGTTTACAAGAAGGTGTTTTTCCAGCTTTGCGCTTTTTAATGGAAAATGGACAAGTTTACGATAATTTAGTTGCACCCTTTCCTTCTATGTCTGTAACCATTGAAGCGACATTAATTACTGGTCAAATGCCAAACGAACATAAAGTACCTGGCTTAACTTGGTACGATGCAAAAGAAGATAGAATTATTGATTACGGTACATCCATTGAAACATTAAGAAAACTAGGTGTAAAAGAATCTTTAGAAGATGCATTTTACCATTTAAACAACAGCCACTTGAACAAAGATAGTAAGACTATTTTTGAGGAATTGCATGATAATAATCAGTCGTCTGGATCAATAAATTTATTAGTACACCGTGGGAGAACAAAACATGAACTCGAAGCACCCTTTATTCTAGAAAAAACGATTGGCTTAGACGATAAGATAGAGACTTATGGTCCTGACATATTTTCATACGGCTCCTTTCATCGTCCTAGTATTCTTCAAAATGAATTACTGTCCGATGCTTTAATTTTACGGGCTGGCTTTACAGATAACTATGCAGCAGAAGTTATTACAGAGTTAATGCAACATAGCAAACAGCCAGATTTTTTGCTAGCATTCTTTCCAGAAATGGATAAGAAAACACATAGAAATGGACCACCTTATGTAAATGGTTTTAAGGAAGTAGAACAACATATTAAACGTATATTGGATGTGTATGAAGACTGGAATGATGCTCTAGAGGATAACATTTTTATTCTCTTTGGTGATCACGGACAAGATGCTCTTGCAGAAGATGAAACATTAGCAAAAATTGATTTACATTCATTGTATGGTGATTATAAAATTGCCAAATTTACCGAGAAACCTTCTTCAGGTGACATTGTCATTTCCAATAATCATCGGATGGCTTATATTGAACCCCTTAAAAATGGTATTACAAAAGTCGATATAGCGAGAACTGGTATAGAAGATGAACGTATTGCTCTAACCGCTTACTTAGAAGATGATTGGGTAAAAGTATGGAGTCCAGACCATAATGAAAATTTATTGTTCCGACAAGGTAACGATTGGACAGATTCCTATGGGCAGCAGTGGGATGTAAAAGGAAGTTTCGATCTTTTGAAAGTAAAAGAAAATGCTAAGGAAAAAACAGTTCAGTTTACGGATTATCCTGACGCTTTCAATCAGTTAATGAGTGCATTAAAAAGCCAACCAAACTCAGTTGTAGTCACTGGAAAGCCCGGATACGTCGTGTTTTCCGAAACAGCCCCTGTTCACAACGGAGGTGGAGAACATGGTGGCTTACACAAAAACGACACACACGCTAGTCTCATCATCGCAGGCACAGAAAAAATGCCTGATTCTATACGTATCGTAGACCTAAAATCATACATCCTAGACCTCCTAAACGAAAACTAA
- a CDS encoding gas vesicle protein K, with product MQPGRINLDPEKAEHGLAQLVLTVIELLRQIVERHAMRRVEGGTLTDEQIEDLGEALMNLEEKMEELKDIFGLDAEDLNIDLGPLGNLL from the coding sequence ATGCAACCAGGCAGAATTAACTTAGACCCTGAAAAGGCGGAACATGGTTTGGCACAGCTTGTACTAACAGTGATAGAACTGTTAAGGCAAATTGTCGAAAGACATGCAATGAGACGTGTGGAAGGGGGTACATTGACAGATGAACAAATTGAAGACTTAGGTGAAGCATTAATGAACTTAGAAGAAAAAATGGAGGAGTTAAAAGATATATTCGGTCTTGATGCAGAAGACCTAAATATTGATCTTGGTCCTTTGGGTAACTTACTCTAA
- a CDS encoding cyclic-phosphate processing receiver domain-containing protein: MEISVFLDDYRTCPTGYVLALNIDECIDLLSNNDVDHLSLDHDLVSKFRTGYVLVKHMVKHKLFANRITIHSANSVGGKAMYHYLLQAQKDDIMPKNIKVILRPLPIIY; this comes from the coding sequence ATGGAGATTAGCGTTTTCTTAGACGATTATCGAACATGTCCCACTGGTTATGTATTAGCACTTAACATCGACGAATGTATTGACCTTTTATCCAATAATGATGTGGATCATCTATCTTTAGATCATGACCTAGTGAGCAAATTCCGAACCGGATATGTATTAGTGAAACATATGGTAAAACACAAGCTCTTTGCAAATCGTATAACGATTCATTCTGCAAACTCAGTTGGCGGAAAGGCTATGTACCATTACTTACTCCAAGCACAAAAGGATGATATAATGCCTAAAAACATAAAAGTAATTCTTCGTCCCTTACCTATCATTTATTGA
- the gvpT gene encoding YtxH domain-containing protein, with product MAETKKVDNQTEDKDTKNVNESVGSPIKRSIAGGLIGATVGYLATPENGKKLLQSIDTEMLKSKGSDLGETAKEKSKQALDKLKDSTKNMFGKNDEESKEEESDDQEQTTTQESSNENNIDDEESSEDYESLKEENKTLSDRLGRLEEMLTKLTQNDDNKENDDEGNEDDDTEEETEEKDEEETEEKDDSKEEESDDVEEENEEEDEENEEEDEENDEDKENGENENKSKKSGKNTGKTTKKKQAQSKNTSKTKKSKKEDKDDDDKGKETTLSNDDDTSA from the coding sequence GTGGCGGAAACAAAAAAAGTAGACAATCAAACAGAAGATAAAGATACTAAAAATGTAAATGAATCTGTAGGAAGTCCAATCAAACGCTCTATCGCAGGAGGTCTTATAGGAGCAACTGTAGGATATTTAGCGACTCCTGAAAACGGAAAAAAATTATTGCAAAGTATTGATACGGAAATGTTGAAAAGCAAAGGTTCTGACTTAGGGGAAACAGCTAAGGAGAAATCAAAACAAGCATTAGACAAGCTAAAAGATTCAACAAAAAATATGTTTGGTAAAAATGACGAAGAATCAAAGGAAGAGGAATCGGATGACCAGGAACAAACAACAACTCAAGAAAGTAGTAATGAAAACAATATAGATGATGAAGAGTCATCTGAAGATTACGAGTCACTAAAAGAAGAAAATAAAACTCTTAGTGATCGTTTAGGACGTTTGGAAGAAATGTTAACAAAGCTAACACAAAATGACGATAATAAAGAAAATGATGATGAAGGTAATGAAGATGACGATACGGAGGAAGAGACAGAAGAAAAAGATGAGGAAGAAACAGAAGAAAAAGATGATTCTAAAGAGGAAGAGTCAGATGATGTAGAGGAAGAAAACGAAGAAGAAGATGAAGAAAACGAAGAAGAAGATGAAGAAAATGATGAAGATAAAGAAAATGGTGAAAATGAAAACAAAAGTAAGAAAAGTGGAAAGAATACTGGTAAAACAACAAAAAAGAAACAAGCACAATCTAAAAACACTTCTAAAACAAAAAAGTCAAAAAAGGAAGATAAGGATGATGACGATAAGGGGAAAGAAACAACTCTATCGAATGATGACGACACAAGTGCATAA